In Populus nigra chromosome 10, ddPopNigr1.1, whole genome shotgun sequence, the following proteins share a genomic window:
- the LOC133704192 gene encoding probable protein phosphatase 2C 13 isoform X2 — MAPSTPVFDSISTEVSRFETFVESSAAKLFPRIRSGSYADIGTRPSMDDEHVRIDDLSAHLGSYFKCPSSFYAVFDGHGGPDAAAYVKRNAVRLFFEDVHLPQTSDVDDVFLRALLNSHREAFLQADSALADKSIVSSSCGTTALTALVLGRHLVVANAGDCRAVLCRKGVAVDVSQDHKPSYLPERRRVEELGGRVEGEYLIGPSYLPECRRVEELGGRVEGEHLNGLSVTRALGDWDFKLPVGSTSPLTAEPEVQQFMLTEADEFLIIGCDGIWDVMSSQHAVSLVRRGLRRHDDPELSARELVMEASRLHSADNLTAVVVCFTSPNPVESREPQSRRLRCFCLSEEARSRLKSLFEGN, encoded by the exons ATGGCTCCTTCAACTCCGGTTTTTGATTCGATTTCCACAGAAGTCTCGCGTTTTGAGACG TTCGTGGAGTCTTCTGCTGCCAAGCTATTTCCTCGCATCCGTTCTGGTAGCTATGCAGATATTGGAACAAGGCCGTCTATGGATGATGAACACGTTAGGATTGATGATCTATCTGCCCATCTGGGTTCTTATTTCAAGTGTCCGAGCTCTTTTTATGCAGTTTTTGATGGTCATGGAGGGCCTGATGCAGCTGCTTATGTCAAGAGGAATGCTGTGAGGTTGTTTTTTGAAGATGTTCACTTGCCACAAACATCTGATGTTGATGATGTCTTCCTAAGAGCACTGTTAAATTCCCATAGGGAAGCGTTTTTACAGGCTGACTCTGCATTGGCTGATAAAAGCATTGTTAGCAGTTCATGTGGAACAACAGCGTTGACTGCCCTAGTTCTTGGAAGGCATTTAGTGGTTGCAAATGCTGGTGACTGTCGAGCTGTTCTCTGTAGGAAAGGGGTAGCCGTTGATGTGTCTCAAGATCACAAGCCTTCTTATTTGCCAGAACGCAGACGGGTTGAGGAGTTGGGTGGTCGTGTTGAAGGTGAATATCTTATTGGTCCTTCTTATTTGCCAGAATGCAGACGGGTTGAGGAGTTGGGTGGTCGTGTTGAAGGTGAACATCTTAATGGTCTTTCTGTTACTCGAGCCCTTGGAGATTGGGATTTTAAGCTTCCAGTTGGCTCCACATCACCTCTCACTGCTGAGCCAGAGGTTCAACAGTTTATGTTAACAGAGGCTGATGAATTCTTGATTATTGGTTGTGATGGTATCTGGGACGTTATGTCAAGCCAGCATGCTGTCAGCCTTGTCCGTCGTGGGCTTAGGCGGCATGATGACCCAGAACTTAGTGCCAGAGAACTAGTCATGGAAGCATCACGCCTCCATTCAGCTGATAATCTCACTGCTGTTGTTGTCTGCTTCACTTCACCTAATCCTGTTGAGTCACGCGAACCTCAGAGCCGAAGGTTGAGGTGCTTCTGTCTCTCTGAGGAGGCTCGGAGCAGGCTGAAGAGCTTGTTTGAAGGCAATTGA
- the LOC133704136 gene encoding galactinol synthase 1-like produces MSPNSIIEPTTDLQKRAYVTFLAGNGDYVKGVVGLAKGLRKVKSAYPLVVAILPDVPEEHREILESQGCIVREIEPLYPPENQTQFSMAYYVINYSKLRIWEFVDYGRMIYLDGDIQVFDNIDHLFEKPTGYFYAVMDCFCEKTWSTTPQYQIKYCQQCPEKVQWPLEMGSPPPLYFNAGMCLFEPKLETYFDLLETLKVTTPTSFAEQDFLNMFFRDVYQPIPPVYNLVSAMLWRHPDKFDLDKVKVVHYCAAGAKPWRYTGKEENMDREDIKVLVEKWWEIYEDESLDFKNATVPVAQEKLGPLIAALTEDGVGNHMNLPSAA; encoded by the exons atgtctCCCAATTCCATAATCGAGCCTACGACGGACTTGCAAAAGAGAGCATATGTTACGTTCTTGGCCGGAAACGGTGATTATGTGAAAGGTGTGGTGGGTTTAGCCAAGGGTTTAAGAAAAGTGAAATCTGCATACCCTCTTGTGGTGGCTATTTTGCCTGATGTGCCCGAGGAGCACCGCGAGATTCTAGAATCTCAGGGCTGTATCGTCCGTGAGATTGAGCCCCTGTATCCACCAGAGAACCAGACTCAGTTTTCCATGGCTTATTATGTGATTAACTACTCAAAACTTCGTATTTGGGAG TTTGTGGACTATGGGAGGATGATATACTTGGATGGTGATATTCAAGTCTTTGACAATATTGATCATCTTTTCGAGAAGCCAACTGGATATTTTTATGCTGTGATGGACTGTTTTTGTGAGAAGACATGGAGTACCACTCCTCAGTATCAGATCAAATACTGCCAGCAATGCCCTGAAAAAGTTCAGTGGCCTTTGGAGATGGGCTCTCCCCCTCCTCTATACTTTAATGCTGGCATGTGTCTCTTTGAACCTAAGCTCGAGACTTACTTTGATCTCTTGGAGACCCTCAAAGTCACCACCCCTACCTCATTTGCTGAGCAG GATTTTCTGAACATGTTCTTCAGGGATGTATACCAGCCTATCCCTCCTGTCTACAACCTTGTTTCGGCTATGCTGTGGCGCCATCCCGATAAATTCGACCTTGACAAAGTGAAGGTTGTCCACTATTGTGCTGCG GGTGCAAAGCCATGGAGGTATactggaaaagaagaaaacatggaTCGAGAGGACATCAAGGTTTTGGTGGAAAAATGGTGGGAAATATATGAGGATGAGTCCCTGGATTTCAAGAATGCCACTGTGCCTGTTGCTCAAGAAAAACTTGGACCCCTAATAGCGGCATTGACTGAGGATGGGGTGGGTAACCACATGAATCTACCATCTGCAGCTTAA
- the LOC133704519 gene encoding dihydrolipoyl dehydrogenase 1, mitochondrial, whose amino-acid sequence MAMASIARRKACFLTRNLSNSSSADAFKFSYSLTKFSRGFATSGSEENDVVVIGGGPGGYVAAIKAAQLGLKTTCIEKRGTLGGTCLNVGCIPSKALLHSSHMFHEAQHSFASHGVKFSSVEVDLPAMMAQKDKAVSTLTRGIEGLFKKNKVTYVKGYGKFISPSEVSVDTIDGANTVVKGKNIIIATGSDVKSLPGITIDEEKIVSSTGALALKKIPKKLVVIGAGYIGLEMGSVWRRLGSEVTVVEFAPDIVPSMDGEVRKQFQRMLEKQKMKFMLKTKVVGVDTSGDGVKLTLEPASGGDQTTLEADVVLVSAGRTPFTAGLGLDKIGVETDKVGRIPVNERFATNVSGVYAIGDVIPGPMLAHKAEEDGVACVEFIAGKHGHVDYDKVPGVVYTHPEVASVGKTEEQVKALGVEYCVGKFPLLANSRAKAIDDAEGLVKIIAEKETDKILGVHIMAPNAGELIHEAALALTYDASSEDIARVCHAHPTMSEALKEAAMATHDKPIHI is encoded by the exons ATGGCGATGGCAAGTATTGCAAGGAGAAAGGCATGCTTTTTAACAAGAAACTTATCAAATTCTTCAAGTGCTGATGCTTTCAAGTTTTCTTATTCCCTCACTAAATTCTCTCGTGGGTTTGCTACCTCGGGATCTGAAGAGAACGATGTAGTTGTCATCGGCGGTGGACCAGGTGGCTATGTGGCTGCTATTAAAGCTGCCCAGTTGGGTCTCAAAACTACTTGTATTGAAAAACGTGGTACTCTTGGTGGCACTTGTCTTAATGTCGGCTGTATCCCTTCAAAG GCACTTCTTCACTCATCACACATGTTCCATGAAGCCCAACATTCATTTGCTAGCCATGGAGTGAAGTTCTCTTCTGTTGAGGTTGATTTACCTGCCATGATGGCCCAAAAAGACAAAGCTGTGTCTACCCTTACTCGAGGTATTGAAGGTTTATTCAAGAAGAACAAAGTCACCTATGTCAAAGGATATGGCAAGTTCATCTCCCCATCTGAGGTGTCAGTGGACACTATTGATGGTGCAAACACTGTTGTGAAAGGCAAGAATATCATAATTGCCACAGGTTCTGATGTAAAGTCTCTGCCTGGGATTACCATCGATGAAGAGAAAATCGTATCTTCTACTGGTGCTTTGGCTTTGAAAAAGATTCCAAAGAAACTTGTGGTCATTGGGGCAGGCTATATTGGACTTGAGATGGGCTCAGTGTGGCGCCGACTTGGTTCAGAAGTCACCGTCGTTGAGTTTGCTCCGGATATTGTCCCAAGCATGGATGGGGAAGTTCGCAAGCAATTTCAACGCATGCTTGAGAAGCAGAAGATGAAATTCATGCTCAAAACTAAGGTTGTAGGAGTTGATACTTCTGGAGATGGTGTGAAGTTGACACTTGAACCAGCATCTGGCGGTGACCAGACAACTCTTGAAGCTGATGTGGTTCTTGTCTCTGCTGGTAGGACTCCATTCACTGCTGGGCTTGGGCTGGACAAGATTGGTGTGGAAACTGACAAGGTTGGACGGATTCCTGTCAATGAAAGGTTTGCAACAAATGTTTCTGGTGTCTATGCTATTGGGGATGTGATTCCTGGCCCAATGTTAGCCCACAAGGCAGAAGAGGATGGAGTTGCTTGTGTGGAATTCATAGCAGGCAAGCACGGCCACGTAGACTATGATAAGGTCCCTGGAGTTGTATATACACATCCTGAGGTTGCATCTGTTGGTAAGACTGAAGAGCAGGTCAAGGCACTTGGTGTTGAGTACTGTGTTGGGAAGTTCCCTCTCTTGGCAAATAGTCGCGCCAAGGCAATTGACGATGCTGAAGGGCTAGTCAAGATAATTGCTGAGAAAGAGACAGACAAAATATTGGGAGTCCATATCATGGCACCTAATGCTGGAGAGCTCATTCACGAGGCCGCGCTGGCTCTTACTTATGATGCTTCTAGTGAGGACATAGCTCGTGTATGCCACGCTCATCCAACAATGAGTGAGGCATTGAAGGAAGCTGCCATGGCCACTCATGACAAGCCCATTCACATCTAA
- the LOC133705288 gene encoding uncharacterized protein LOC133705288, with amino-acid sequence MAKNFFKTGRLPKGVNHAYVHLIPKTASPVGFKDFRPISLIHNIYKIMTKVLSSHLKAVMHDLISENQTAFLAGRQIIDGFLVANEAVHSLKRYRVSSLMFKVDFHKAFDSVQWDYLEQIMRHMGFGEKWINWINTCISTAKLSVLINGSPFKEFLMGREIRQGDPLSPFLFLIAVEGLSVLFQRAASNDLFKGITFRDNFCLSHLQYADDTLIFMPANLHMVKTVKRILLWFAICSDLIPCLALIWACL; translated from the exons ATGGCCAAGAATTTCTTCAAAACAGGTAGGCTTCCAAAAGGAGTCAATCATGCTTATGTTCATCTAATTCCGAAGACAGCTTCCCCAGTTGGCTTCAAAGATTTCAGGCCTATTAGTTTGATTCACAACATTTACAAGATAATGACTAAGGTTCTTTCTAGCCATCTGAAAGCGGTTATGCATGACCTTATCAGTGAGAATCAAACAGCTTTCTTGGCAGGGAGGCAAATAATTGATGGGTTTTTGGTTGCCAATGAAGCAGTTCACTCCTTGAAAAGATACAGAGTGTCAAGCCTTATGTTTAAGGTGGATTTTCACAAAGCTTTCGATAGTGTGCAATGGGATTATTTAGAGCAGATTATGAGGCATATGGGTTTTGGTGAAAAATGGATTAATTGGATCAATACTTGTATCTCCACTGCAAAATTATCAGTGCTGATTAATGGATCTCCTTTTAAGGAATTCTTGATGGGCCGTGAGATTCGCCAAGGTGACCCCctttctccatttctttttctaattgcaGTAGAGGGATTATCTGTTTTGTTTCAAAGAGCCGCTTCAAATGATCTTTTCAAAGGTATCACTTTTAGAGACAACTTTTGCCTCAGTCACCTACAATATGCAGACGACACTTTGATCTTCATGCCTGCTAATCTTCATATGGTCAAAACAGTTAAAAGGATCCTGTTGTGGTTCGCTATTTGTTCAG ATTTGATTCCTTGCCTTGCTCTTATCTGGGCATGCCTTTAG
- the LOC133704192 gene encoding probable protein phosphatase 2C 13 isoform X1 has product MKETTEIMCNVIDVQYQLCLAKDQQNMAPSTPVFDSISTEVSRFETFVESSAAKLFPRIRSGSYADIGTRPSMDDEHVRIDDLSAHLGSYFKCPSSFYAVFDGHGGPDAAAYVKRNAVRLFFEDVHLPQTSDVDDVFLRALLNSHREAFLQADSALADKSIVSSSCGTTALTALVLGRHLVVANAGDCRAVLCRKGVAVDVSQDHKPSYLPERRRVEELGGRVEGEYLIGPSYLPECRRVEELGGRVEGEHLNGLSVTRALGDWDFKLPVGSTSPLTAEPEVQQFMLTEADEFLIIGCDGIWDVMSSQHAVSLVRRGLRRHDDPELSARELVMEASRLHSADNLTAVVVCFTSPNPVESREPQSRRLRCFCLSEEARSRLKSLFEGN; this is encoded by the exons atgaaggaaacaaCCGAGATAATGTGCAATGTTATTGATGTGCAGTATCAACTTTGCCTGGCTAAAGATCAGCAGAACATGGCTCCTTCAACTCCGGTTTTTGATTCGATTTCCACAGAAGTCTCGCGTTTTGAGACG TTCGTGGAGTCTTCTGCTGCCAAGCTATTTCCTCGCATCCGTTCTGGTAGCTATGCAGATATTGGAACAAGGCCGTCTATGGATGATGAACACGTTAGGATTGATGATCTATCTGCCCATCTGGGTTCTTATTTCAAGTGTCCGAGCTCTTTTTATGCAGTTTTTGATGGTCATGGAGGGCCTGATGCAGCTGCTTATGTCAAGAGGAATGCTGTGAGGTTGTTTTTTGAAGATGTTCACTTGCCACAAACATCTGATGTTGATGATGTCTTCCTAAGAGCACTGTTAAATTCCCATAGGGAAGCGTTTTTACAGGCTGACTCTGCATTGGCTGATAAAAGCATTGTTAGCAGTTCATGTGGAACAACAGCGTTGACTGCCCTAGTTCTTGGAAGGCATTTAGTGGTTGCAAATGCTGGTGACTGTCGAGCTGTTCTCTGTAGGAAAGGGGTAGCCGTTGATGTGTCTCAAGATCACAAGCCTTCTTATTTGCCAGAACGCAGACGGGTTGAGGAGTTGGGTGGTCGTGTTGAAGGTGAATATCTTATTGGTCCTTCTTATTTGCCAGAATGCAGACGGGTTGAGGAGTTGGGTGGTCGTGTTGAAGGTGAACATCTTAATGGTCTTTCTGTTACTCGAGCCCTTGGAGATTGGGATTTTAAGCTTCCAGTTGGCTCCACATCACCTCTCACTGCTGAGCCAGAGGTTCAACAGTTTATGTTAACAGAGGCTGATGAATTCTTGATTATTGGTTGTGATGGTATCTGGGACGTTATGTCAAGCCAGCATGCTGTCAGCCTTGTCCGTCGTGGGCTTAGGCGGCATGATGACCCAGAACTTAGTGCCAGAGAACTAGTCATGGAAGCATCACGCCTCCATTCAGCTGATAATCTCACTGCTGTTGTTGTCTGCTTCACTTCACCTAATCCTGTTGAGTCACGCGAACCTCAGAGCCGAAGGTTGAGGTGCTTCTGTCTCTCTGAGGAGGCTCGGAGCAGGCTGAAGAGCTTGTTTGAAGGCAATTGA